The DNA segment AACCATCTCCCGGCCCCCACAAACATGGAAGAAAAAACTtgagaggggcggggaggggagaagtGCCAGCAGGGGAGACACACCAATCCATCTCTGCAGTCTGGCCCGGGCGGGCGGAGCGCCGGCCCCAGCAGCTAAGTCCAGCTGGCCGCCTCCTTCGCCCCCCACTCCTGGCAGCCTGTTAAAGCTTAAGCTCGTTGGCTATTTTGGAGGCAATGTTTTTGAAGGCCATGGAGGTGCCCGATATCCGCTTAAATCGAACACCATTGAGAGAGAGCCGAGGCAGTTTGCACACCTCCATCTCCCACTGCACGAAGTTCTCGTGGCCCGGCGTGCCGTGCATGCACAGCAGCATGTACTTCTCGTGCAGCTCGCTCTGGCAGCTGTTTGCGTCCAGCACCTTGCGGATCTCCCGCATCATCTCGTTGGGCTCCATGGAGCTCGTGGTCTTCATGCTCCACGTGAAGCGTAGTGAGCGGGGCTTGGCCTCCCGAAACTCCTCCTTGTCTTTGTCGTTGCCGCCGCTGCCCACCACGTGAGGTCTGCGGAGAGGGCAGAGGCGGGCGTCACGCGGGAGCTGGGGCGCCCCACCCATGGGAGAGCCCCCCTGGCACAAGGACCCTGAGACGGAGAGAAGAGCGGGAGGGTGCCAGGAGGCGGCGGTGCTGGAAGAGGGCGCCTCAGACCTGGCCCGGGGAGcggagggaggggtgaggagggtgCGCAGTCCTGCAGCCcccccggggggcgggggtgacGAGGTGACAGCTCCAGGCTTTCCTTTGTAGAGGGAGGGGCGGCGAAGAAAGGGGAGCACATGCTCCAAGCCCTGAGCAGTTCGCAGACTGGACAGCAAGACGTGGCTGATTCGTGGGAAGGGGAGCTTGCCGACGGGGAAGGAGTCTGTACCTCCAAACCCCGGCCCAGGGCTCCTGCTTCCAGGACACACCAGCTCTAAGGAGAAGGGCCCGCACCTACTGcagcagggcgggggtgggggtggggttctcTGAGGAAAGGGAGACCCCCGAGAGGACGGGGAGgcagaagcagaggaggaagagccagGTGGCAGAAGGACGAGAGGAGCAGGCGGCTCGTGGCAAGCCGGGTGGCCCCGGGCAGGGCCGGCGCTGGCTCCAGCCCTCTCTCACCTGAGCGTCTCCACTCGGTCTTTGCTTTCAGGTTCAttcaggttcctcaaaaaacagaGCGAGGGAGAGTTTAGTGCTGGGACCTCTGTGAGGGCGGGTCTGGGGAAGTGCCACCGGTGGGTGGGCTGGACCCCAACCCAAAGGCTACTCGCCCATCACCTGGCAGGCCATCGCGGCTCTGTGGCACCTCACAGTGGCAGCTTGACTGTCCCCTTCCAACAGGGAGCCCAGCACGAggggcctgcccctccccacacTCCCAGAGATCCGTGCCAGGAGGAGCCGGGGAGGAGGGCGTGGACGTGCGGGCACACGCAGGGAGCACAGCCGCAGCGCGAGGCCGCTCTCCCCTGCCCCCGGCCGGCAGCCGGGGCTCAGTTGTAAGGGGGCTTCTGCACTAGCGGGTCTCGGAAGTGCAGTCCTcttggagggaaggggcaggggctAAAGAGACCTCTCTCAGGAGGCTCGAAGGGCCAAGGGCTGGACCTGCTTTGAGTACGGCTGGGGCTGGGCGGGGAGGAGCAGGGCCCTGAGGTCGGCTGTGGACAAGCTcgcctccccctctcctttaGAACTCCCCGGCCGGCCAGGCCCTCTGCTTGTACAGGAGGGAGGacggagggcagggcagggcaaggCAGACGCCTTGGGAGGGCGGGTGGGGAAGAGGTCTGGCCCCGCTGAGCGGCTTCTCCAGCTCCTGGCTGGAAGAGGGGTGCCTGGAGCTGGGAAATCGGGGCGTGCAGAGGGCGAGGATGTGAGGAGGAGTGagagagcagcagcagcacatgTAAAAGGAACACAAAGACGCAACAGACATACGAATGCAAACAAGCCCAAGGGAGCAGGGAGCCCGGGCTGCGCAGGGGAAGGAGCCTGGCTGctctctccagccccacctggcTCCTGCCCTGTGGGTGGAGGCTCCCTGCAGGGCAGGCCCCCACTGGGGCCCCATGAGTCAACAGCCAGCCATGCAGTGAAGAGCTGGGTGGGGAGCAGTGGGCGGAAGGGGGGAAGACCCTGTCTCGGCAGTTGTTCAGTCAGCAGGGGCGCCAACGGGCCTGTCAGGTAGCCCAGCCCCAGCGTCGGGCCCGGGCTGACAGCCTCGGGGAAGCAGGGCTCCCCAGCTGGCCTCTGGTCTTCAGCCTGGTATGTGGCCCACGCAGGCCTCCAGAAAGGATGAAGACAGGGCCAGGAGTGGCAGAGCTAGGAGCTGGCCCAGGAAGGGAGATGCCTGAGTGAGGCGAGATCTCTCCCTGTTCTGCCAGAGCTCAGGGCTGGGTAGCGGCCCCTGCCCCTGGAACGTCCCAGCTCCTGGTTCTTCAGGAGCCGCGGGCCATATCTGAAGAACACAGCCCAGAGAGGAGGCGGCCTGATTCATCCAGATACTGCGCAAGGCGGGAGGCATGctgcagtggggtggggtgggcctaGTTCTGCAGGAGCTGCCAGAAGGGGGCGCTGTGCCCCACTTGTCAGGCAAAGGCTCCTTGAGCCTGGAGGCACCGGGCTAAAGCCTTGAGACCCCAGGGACCCTGCAGCACCTCCAAAGTCCTGCCATCCCACAGGACAGGGGCAAGAGGCCACACAGCCCTGAAGGTCAGGGCACCAGAGGAGGAGAAGCCCAGGAAAGCCAGAAGGACACCATCCCAGACGCCCTGGTGGAGCTTCTTCAGAGCGCATGCAGACACGGGGGAAGGGCTGGAAAAGGAACCCGATGCTTGTGACCCGGGgtagggggttgggggaggagacaATCTTAAAGGGAGAATTCCCTGAGAAGGTCCCTCTTGCCTGGGGACTGGCCCGTCATTTTCAGAGCCATTTGCCCTGAGTGGGGTGCCCAGTCAGAGGCCATCGTCATCCCTTTAAGATGGCAGGGAGAAGGCCACACAGACGTGGTTagcaggtggaggagggagcAAGAGCCAGAAAAGGGGAGTGAGTGATGGAGGCAGGAcacaggacacagacacacacacacacacagcgggCTCAACGCCTACCTTCTGGCAAACCTGAAAGACAgatttctaaaaaaacaaacaaaaaaagacaaaataaaaaaagaaataaaaaaaaaaccaacaagacaGTATGTGGATAAGCAGGTGGGGAGTGGGCTTTACGGGTTCAAGGGTCACCCCATTTGTGCAAGAGCCGCTCAGCGAGACTAGAGTCCCAAACATCCTGCTCTGCTCACACCCCGCCCTGCAGCCCGACCTCTGCACGTGGGGCCGGACGGGGGCATGGCCGAGCTACCGCAGCTGAGTGACTGGTGTGCAGGAGGAAGGGCTGCAAAgctcaccctctccagccccctgCTGCCTCCCGAGCTACACGAAtatggtggaggaggtgggggctggcCACAGGAAGCATCCTGAGAGGCCGGACTGGATGCACCTCAAGAATCAGCACCGGCCCTTTGGGTCATCAGGGCCCCGGTGAGAGAAACCTCCTGAGGAGAATCCCCGCCTTGGTCCCCACATAGGAAGGCCTCACTCTGGGCCCCCACCAACTATTTCATTCATGGCCTTTATCCTGGCAAACACCAACCCCTCCCTCCCCGGCAGAGGGGAGTGGCTGCAGCCAGACATAACCAACTGGGTGGGGAGAAAGGAGGTCAGAGGGGGCGAGACACGAGCCCAGGAGACACTCTCCTCACCGGCCCAGCCTGGCTCAGGCCTCATGACTTTGCAGCTGCGTCACCAAATGTAAGTTTCCATGGGAACCCAAGAGAGAAGACGGGGGCTTTTATTTTAGCATCTGAGTTCACACTCTCCTAGAGAGGAGGCGGCATGGGCCATCTGCTCGGGCCAGAAAGAGGGGTGTGTATACGGTGCTGGGGAGGCCTGAGAGGGATAGACAGGTCTGGACACCTCATATGCCCACAAAAACCCAAGTTCTTAGGCTTCCCGAGGCTTCTTCTAACCCCAGGACCTAAACCTGGTTCTAACCCCGGGggccctcatccccacccccaggcaggtAGAGGGCCTGGCCTCGGCCTCACTGCCACCCGAGGCTACTCACCTGCGTACAAACTTGGAGGTGAATTTGCTGAAGATGCTCCCCGAGGCCCCCCGCCGGCCCTGGCTGTTGccagagggagaggctggggtcACACCGTAGGGCAAATTCTGCTGGTCCCGCACCTGCCGGAGCTGCCCAGCGTGGAAGGTGCTTCGACTGGACACACCCCGGGGAAAATTAGTTCGGTCTGGGGCTCCACCACTGCTGCTGATGTTGTGGGCGGAGGGGGAGGCGACAGGGACACGCTGGGGGGCTGTGCTGTGGgaaaagaggtggggggagggtgggaaatGCATCAGGGGCACAAGAAAGCTATCACCACCGGGGAAGGGGGATGCTGGGGCAGAGGCAGCCATCACGGAGGACACAGAAGGAAGGGGTGTGGCCACTGAGGACACTAGAGGAGGAAGGggtggtttgggggagggggggagggaaggagggagggaagaatacGTGTGTGGAGAGCAGAACAGGCTGGAGAAGTGGCTCCTCGGGAGCTAGGCAGACCGGAACCTCAAGGGACGATGCTGCCCAACCCTCAAGGACTGAGTCCCCGTGATGCGGACTGTCCCGGGTCCTAAGGAAGGTCCAGGAGGGCTCAGAACAGAAAGGCTTCCTTCTGGAGCCTCAGGACGGCTTCTTGCATTTCTGTTCTGAGAGGGAGAACTGGAGGAAAAGAGGGGCATTAAGCTGTTTTTTGTTCCCTCTACTTCCTGGCTGCAGGGGACAGAGCCAGCCCTGTGGCTAAGACGACAAGAATAGAGCAGGACCCCCAGGTGGGAAGAAgttgtggggggtggaggggggcaagctgagggcagcaggtgcagcagcTGCCCCAGCACACTTGCCTGGGCCGCGGCACCTCACAGTTACTGTCCGTGGGGGGCAGCCCAGTGGCCTTGTTGGGGTGCACGGAGGCCGACATGGACTTCTGGTGCTGGCGGGGCCGGGCCGCAGAGACTGCGGCGGAAGCAGAAGCCGTGGAGGCCCGGGACCCTGGCATGGTTAGGCTAGGAGACAAAAGCAGCGGAGAGGCCTGGGTTAGGGGTGGGTGCGGGCAGGAGGCTCTAGTTAGGAAGCAAGGGCGGGGTGGGAAGGGCCAGAGCCAGGGAAGCCTCGGCAGGATGCAGATCAGGCCCAGGAGTAGCAACAGGGCACCAGTCAGAGCCGAGGGAGGCGGGGGGAAGCGGAGAGCAGGGTAAGGAAGCCGAGGCAGGCCAGAGCCTGGAGAAGGAAACTCAAAGTGCAGGAAAGCCGATAGGAGGCAACTGCCTCCAGGCTGCACTGGTCTCCTAGGAATTCTAAGAACAAGGCTATGTCGTTGCCAGAAAGAGCAAGGTGTTGCTAAGGGGAATTTTCATGGAGCTCAGAAGATGAGGAGTCAGGAACGCAACACTGACAGTCAAGGCTGGGGGCTCTGCTCTCATGGGCACGGCTAGACCACCCTCAATGTGTGTACCCGAAGTAGGCATCTCTTGGTCCTGCCCTGAGCGGGcgtgcggggggagggggcggggggttcCTGAAACAAAGCCTCAGGCACGGCTGCCCAGAGGAGTGCGGCTACCATGCCCTGGCTGCAGTCAGGAAGCGAGAAGGCAGCTGAGATGACCCTGGAGTCACACTCGGTACACCACAAGAAGCGGTCACAGGAGCAAAGGGAAGGGGAgacgggggggcggggaggggcaggggggaggtgcCGGTGTGTGGAAAGCTGGACTGGACAGAGCCGGGACAGGACtccagggagcaggaggggagggggtgctgctgGCAGATGTCACCACTGGGAGAGGCAGCTCCTAGGGAGTATGGCCGGCAGGGCCCGGGCCTGCTCACCTGTCTTTGCCATTCTGGATGGAGGCCTGGCCAAGGCTGGCCCTCTCCAAAAGTGGGGAATTCCTACTTCGATTTGTGCTGGTGGAGAGGACGCTGTTCTGTGGGGAATAAAGGGTAGAGTCAGAGCACAGAAAACCAAACTGTTCTTCTGGCATGCAGAGCGGTCAGGGGTGGGCAAAAGAAGGGATTTTGCTTTGACTCTGAGGGGCCAGGCTTTCTATGGGAAGCAAAAGTGGCCCTGGAGGGAAGGTCAGGTAGGCGGCCAAAGGGAGCTGGGTCTGGACGAAGGCCCGAGCGGGGCGGGCGGGGCTCAccgtggagggggtgggggtggtcttCTTCCTCTCCAGGCCAGGCAGGGGGCTGGCGGGCACTCTGGCCGTGCTGCCCGCCTTCCGCCCCGACTCCCGGTCTTCCTCAGGCCGCTTGTTTTCTGCGTTGTTACTCTGCGTCTTCTTAGAGTAGGAATTGGAAGTGGGGATGGCAGGACCAGCTGCTGGGCCAGAGGGACAGAGGGCATGGGTGATGGCGGGCCCAGGGGATGCCCGCCATGTGCACGGTGCGCTCTCCTACAGTCTCTCCAGCAGCCCAGCGACCCCCATGGCCCAGAGGTGGAGGAAAGCTAAGTGGCCTCCCAAAGGCCATGCTACGCAAGGGCTGAACAGGGACAGAAACAAGTCCCCGAAGCTATGAGGAGAGGGTGAGTCCCCACCTGCAACTCCCAAGTACGCACCCTGGTCGCTAAAGCGCCGCTGTTTGGGGTTGGCTGAGACGCTGCGCTGTACCttgtgggagggggaaggggcacCGCTATTGGTCAGATCAGCTGAAGGCCGGGGCTTCAAGGTAATGGTGTCACCTTCCAGCTGCAAGAGCACAAAGTGGGGGTGGAAGTCATGCGAGCTACCTATAGAGGATCCCTCTGACACATTCCCGCCAGACCCAGATCCACCCCAGGCTCACGTGAGGCACAGCCCCTGCAAGACTAATGTGCATCTAAACACTTGTGGAGATACACGTGTCCCGACACAGACCCTGACACACACAGACCCTGACACAGCCAGCCAAAGCCAGAGCACCTCCCCACAAAGACCCCCTGCCCTCAGAGACAGACACACATCCCCAGAAGAACGCACAGACTCAGAGACATCCCCACTCCAGTACCCCTGAGCAGGCTGAGAAAGAATCCAGAAAGAGAGTCCAGCACCACTGGGGGAGAGAAGAGCGGGACAGGGAGGCCACAAGTGCAGGTGGGGACGCACAGATGGCACCTGCATCTGTGTAGGAGTAGGAGACCCTACTCCCACCGAGACCTGTGGATTTGGGCGCACTCACGGTTACCCAGATGAGCAGGACAACAATCATGAAGCTTCCAGACATTTAGCCGGGAAGCTGGACGCATatgcacacagatacacagaccCAGACACAAGCACCAAGCAGAAACAGCAGACTCGAGTCCCTCCAAGACAGACAAAGCCACGTGTCCAGGAACCCAGAGACGTCTCTTCCAGATACAGAGACATACACgtacagaaacagagagagaccTCCAGAGCAACACGGAACGGACCTGGCCAGACCGACCTAGAGCCACTCTAACCAGCACAGAAGGAGCCAGACCTACTCACCCACAGGGAAACCCAGACCCCACCAGCTTTCCTACTGAACCACTGACGGAGACGAGTGAAAGGCAAGGCCAGTGGACCTCGGTGCCCCCAGAGCTGAGGCTCTGAATTCGTCAGCTGAGGGCACACCTGCTCAGAGGTGAGCTTCTGGCCTCGAGAGCTGCTAGAAGCAGGGGGTGCTGCTGACAGAGGCTGGCCAGAGCGGGGAGTGGAGCAGGGGCACGCACCTCAGAGCTCTTGTAGCCCAGGAGCAGGTAGGTGGCCATCACCTCATTGTACCTCTGGCCCACCAGCGAGTCCTGGATCTCTTCCCGTGTGTAACCCATGGACACCATCAACTCTGcacgggggtgggtgggggacacATTCAGTCAAGGCCCGTCCTGAGTCCGAGGCAGGCTCGACCCCAGGGCCCAGGACAGCCTCACCTGTCCGCCTGGGGTCCTTGTAGTCAGGGAGCGGCTCCACGTAAGGCTTTAATTCATCATCTTCGTGACCCACATTCATCCATCGATCTTTCATGATTTGCTAGGGAGCAAAGTGATGGGAAGGGCAGAGAGGGAGACTCAGCTTGGAGGTTTCCTTGGGGACCCGGCACCTTCCAGCCAGCTGGGCTCAGGCTGCTCACCTCTAAAGTGCCTCTCTTGCTGGGATTGAGAATGAGAAATTTCTTAAGCAGGTTTTCACAGTCTGTGGACATGTAGAACGGAATACGGTATTTCCCCCTCAGTACCCGCTCCCGGAGCTCCTGCAGGAGAGAAATTTAAATCACTCAAGGCCAAGGGAAGAAACCTAACACCCCGGCTCCTAATAGCTTAAGACTGGTCAGGCAGACATAAATGAAATACGGCCAGAAGAGCCTGGAACAAGGCACCTCACTAGAGAGGTGGCGACGTCCAACACCCCACGCCCTGGGGCTGGACCAGCCCGAGGCTTGCCACCCTGAGGGCCTCGGAGGGGTGAGTGGTGGGTGAACACAGGTTTTACCCCAGCCCTCACGAGCAGAACTGCAGTTATtagagcaggtggagaaggcctttTCATAGCTGCTACCTTTTGCCAGCCCTTCTCTGAAGCTCCGGCATGGGAAAGATGTAGAACGGCAGCAAAAGTGAGAGACTGGGGACAAGACCAGCGCCCGAGAGAGGAAATGAGAAGTAATACAAGCGACCTAGGGCTGAACTTCACTCCACCTTGAGGTTCTGTCCATCAAAAGGCAGGGATCCGCTGACCAGTGTATAGAGGATAACTCCCAGGCTCCACACATCCACCTCAGGTCCATCGTATTTTTTGCCCTGAAAGAGCTCTGGAGCAGCATAAGGGGGACTGCCACAGAAGGTATCCAGCTTGTTCCCAAAGGTGAATTCGTTGCTGAAGCCAAAGTCTGCAATCTTGATGTTCATATCAGCATCCAAGAGCAGGTTTTCTGCCTGCGAGGCAAGATGGAAAATGTCAGGGAACCAAGTGGATGACACTAAGGCACTGGACAGGAAGGAGCCGAGGGGAATGGGAGAACGAACAGGAAGTCATCATCAATCTTAGACCTTTCTCCACCAACTCCGGGGCAGGCCCCCCATCAATGTgaagaggctgggctgggctggacgctggtggcacaggctgctcctcacATAGGCAAGCGGGCGAGAGCTGGGATCTGAAGGCTCAGAGACCCTGGGAGCTGTGCAAAGCTTCCACGGCTTCGAGGACTTAGGGCCAGGAGACGTGCACGCAGTCTCATACACTAATATCTCAGTGAGAGAGATGAGTGAGCCGCACGCTTGCAGAGCAGCTGGGACGCAGCTGTGCAACAGTCAACACCGTTTTCCTCGGCCAGCCACCAGGCCGCCTGCAGCCCTCCTGCCTCGCCTGGCAACACCAGAAGGTGATGTGCCGAGAGGTGAAATGGCAGAGACTCTCTGCTCGCTGGCTGGAATGGGATCCTAAGTCCAGCCGCAAGGCCTATGTCAGAAGCAGCCCTAGAGGCTTCCTCATCCTCCCCCAAAAATGAAAGGCTGGCGTGATGGTTATGTCACAGTTAACGAGGGTGAACAGCCCGGCCCTGACTTAAAGACCCAGGAGATAAGAGCTTGTCTTACCTTTAAGTCTCTATGAACAATAAACTTCTGGTGACAGTACTGCACAGCAGACACTATCTGAAAGGAAGGATGAGGGGTCAGCCCAGGGATGCCCGAGGGTGGGCCACAGGGGCTGGTGGAGCTGCAGTCCTGTGACCAAGTTCGAAGCTGCCACATGGATAAGCCAAGCCCGAGGACCCTCCAACAGTCACTTAAAGAGAGGCAGCTCCTCTGTGTACGCCAACCCCCCCCAAAGCAGAGGTCGGGCCCACACTCCGCCACACCCACCTGGCGGAATTTGGCTCgggcctctttctctttcatcctgCCATGAGCCACTAGGTAATCAAACACCTCTCCTGCAAGAGACGGGGCAGGGGCTAGAGcttgctggggctggggaagagggggACACAGGAGGAAGAAGCAATTCCATGCCTACCTCCACTAGCATACTCCATGACAAGGTAGAGCGTTTTTTCAGTCTCGATCACTTCAAATAACTTAACTACAAGAGAAAAGGCCAAGCTGTGAGTCAGAGAAGCAGCAGGGGCCGCGCATCGAGCCCTAACATGCACAGGGGCATCCTAGGAATGAAAGTTCCCTCCGTTCACATTCCTGCTCTCCCAAGGACAAGTTCCTCTCAAAGCAGCCACCCTCCCAAGGACAGCCCTGGGCGGCAGAGGCGGGCTGGACGTTAAGCTGGGCTTCCCCAGAGGCATCCCTGAAGGCGAGAGGTGCCAGAAGGTGACGCGCCTCAGGGCGGAGAGCTGCATGCTGGGAAGTGGGGGCCCGGCTGTGGGCGAAGAGGAAAGAAACGACAGCTGCTTCTCACCTATGTTGGGATGATTCAAAACCTTCATTATTCTTACTTCACGGAACAGCTGGAAAATAAAGTGCCAGGGGTCAATGCTGGCTCAGCTTGCTCCCCTCAGGTCCCCTCCAAACACAGCCACTGCTAGGAtgcttttttcaaaaagaaaaaagaggcagggGAAAGAAAGAGGGCGGTTGTCCAGGTCCTCCATGTCCGACCTTGACGGCTGAGGACGTGGGCAGAAAGGAGAGCAAAGGTGGCGAGTGGGCGCTTGTGACCTGTACCCTCAGGTGTGGCATCTGGACGAGTCAGCAGTGCCCTCGGTGCTGTCTACCCAAATCCAGCGCCCAAAGAGCAGGCGGGTTTTGGCTGGTGCCTCTGCAATAGGGAGTGTGAGCCCATGAACATGAATAttcagaatctgagctgcttctAAAGTTCACTGACAAAGCAGGCTCCAGCCTGGTCGGTGAGAAGGGTGAGAAGGATGTGAGAGGGTGGGGGGTCCTGAAGGGGGACCCCATCATCTTCTGATCTACAGAAGTCAGAGGGCTCTGCACCAGTGGGTAGGCCTTTACCTCCTGGGCCTCGGGGTGGTGACAGAAGCAGCCACTCCTATATATAGCTGATGCCAATTTTAATCAAATCCACCTCCACACACTCACGCTCTCTTTGTGAAACAAAATCAGGGACTCCAAACCATGCATTTCCATAAAGAAAGATGACAGAGATGAACTCCATCCCTCTGCGGGGGCCAGAGAGCTGGAGGCGGGGTTTTTTCTAACTCCCAGGCCTCACCACTTGCACAGAGAGCtgaagtattttgttttgttttcttttcaagggGAGGGAAGGTATGGAGACCTAATTTAGGCTATAGTTTATGGGGAAGAAgagaacacatctttttttttttttttccccccgttaATGAAGACC comes from the Phacochoerus africanus isolate WHEZ1 chromosome 4, ROS_Pafr_v1, whole genome shotgun sequence genome and includes:
- the MARK2 gene encoding serine/threonine-protein kinase MARK2 isoform X3, coding for MLRGRNSATSADEQPHIGNYRLLKTIGKGNFAKVKLARHILTGKEVAVKIIDKTQLNSSSLQKLFREVRIMKVLNHPNIVKLFEVIETEKTLYLVMEYASGGEVFDYLVAHGRMKEKEARAKFRQIVSAVQYCHQKFIVHRDLKAENLLLDADMNIKIADFGFSNEFTFGNKLDTFCGSPPYAAPELFQGKKYDGPEVDVWSLGVILYTLVSGSLPFDGQNLKELRERVLRGKYRIPFYMSTDCENLLKKFLILNPSKRGTLEQIMKDRWMNVGHEDDELKPYVEPLPDYKDPRRTELMVSMGYTREEIQDSLVGQRYNEVMATYLLLGYKSSELEGDTITLKPRPSADLTNSGAPSPSHKVQRSVSANPKQRRFSDQAGPAIPTSNSYSKKTQSNNAENKRPEEDRESGRKAGSTARVPASPLPGLERKKTTPTPSTNSVLSTSTNRSRNSPLLERASLGQASIQNGKDSLTMPGSRASTASASAAVSAARPRQHQKSMSASVHPNKATGLPPTDSNCEVPRPSTAPQRVPVASPSAHNISSSGGAPDRTNFPRGVSSRSTFHAGQLRQVRDQQNLPYGVTPASPSGNSQGRRGASGSIFSKFTSKFVRRNLSFRFARRNLNEPESKDRVETLRPHVVGSGGNDKDKEEFREAKPRSLRFTWSMKTTSSMEPNEMMREIRKVLDANSCQSELHEKYMLLCMHGTPGHENFVQWEMEVCKLPRLSLNGVRFKRISGTSMAFKNIASKIANELKL
- the MARK2 gene encoding serine/threonine-protein kinase MARK2 isoform X5 yields the protein MSSARTPLPTLNERDTEQPTLGHLDSKPSSKSNMLRGRNSATSADEQPHIGNYRLLKTIGKGNFAKVKLARHILTGKEVAVKIIDKTQLNSSSLQKLFREVRIMKVLNHPNIVKLFEVIETEKTLYLVMEYASGGEVFDYLVAHGRMKEKEARAKFRQIVSAVQYCHQKFIVHRDLKAENLLLDADMNIKIADFGFSNEFTFGNKLDTFCGSPPYAAPELFQGKKYDGPEVDVWSLGVILYTLVSGSLPFDGQNLKELRERVLRGKYRIPFYMSTDCENLLKKFLILNPSKRGTLEQIMKDRWMNVGHEDDELKPYVEPLPDYKDPRRTELMVSMGYTREEIQDSLVGQRYNEVMATYLLLGYKSSELEGDTITLKPRPSADLTNSGAPSPSHKVQRSVSANPKQRRFSDQAGPAIPTSNSYSKKTQSNNAENKRPEEDRESGRKAGSTARVPASPLPGLERKKTTPTPSTNSVLSTSTNRSRNSPLLERASLGQASIQNGKDSTAPQRVPVASPSAHNISSSGGAPDRTNFPRGVSSRSTFHAGQLRQVRDQQNLPYGVTPASPSGNSQGRRGASGSIFSKFTSKFVRRNLNEPESKDRVETLRPHVVGSGGNDKDKEEFREAKPRSLRFTWSMKTTSSMEPNEMMREIRKVLDANSCQSELHEKYMLLCMHGTPGHENFVQWEMEVCKLPRLSLNGVRFKRISGTSMAFKNIASKIANELKL
- the MARK2 gene encoding serine/threonine-protein kinase MARK2 isoform X1; translation: MSSARTPLPTLNERDTEQPTLGHLDSKPSSKSNMLRGRNSATSADEQPHIGNYRLLKTIGKGNFAKVKLARHILTGKEVAVKIIDKTQLNSSSLQKLFREVRIMKVLNHPNIVKLFEVIETEKTLYLVMEYASGGEVFDYLVAHGRMKEKEARAKFRQIVSAVQYCHQKFIVHRDLKAENLLLDADMNIKIADFGFSNEFTFGNKLDTFCGSPPYAAPELFQGKKYDGPEVDVWSLGVILYTLVSGSLPFDGQNLKELRERVLRGKYRIPFYMSTDCENLLKKFLILNPSKRGTLEQIMKDRWMNVGHEDDELKPYVEPLPDYKDPRRTELMVSMGYTREEIQDSLVGQRYNEVMATYLLLGYKSSELEGDTITLKPRPSADLTNSGAPSPSHKVQRSVSANPKQRRFSDQAGPAIPTSNSYSKKTQSNNAENKRPEEDRESGRKAGSTARVPASPLPGLERKKTTPTPSTNSVLSTSTNRSRNSPLLERASLGQASIQNGKDSLTMPGSRASTASASAAVSAARPRQHQKSMSASVHPNKATGLPPTDSNCEVPRPSTAPQRVPVASPSAHNISSSGGAPDRTNFPRGVSSRSTFHAGQLRQVRDQQNLPYGVTPASPSGNSQGRRGASGSIFSKFTSKFVRRNLSFRFARRNLNEPESKDRVETLRPHVVGSGGNDKDKEEFREAKPRSLRFTWSMKTTSSMEPNEMMREIRKVLDANSCQSELHEKYMLLCMHGTPGHENFVQWEMEVCKLPRLSLNGVRFKRISGTSMAFKNIASKIANELKL
- the MARK2 gene encoding serine/threonine-protein kinase MARK2 isoform X2; this encodes MSSARTPLPTLNERDTEQPTLGHLDSKPSSKSNMLRGRNSATSADEQPHIGNYRLLKTIGKGNFAKVKLARHILTGKEVAVKIIDKTQLNSSSLQKLFREVRIMKVLNHPNIVKLFEVIETEKTLYLVMEYASGGEVFDYLVAHGRMKEKEARAKFRQIVSAVQYCHQKFIVHRDLKAENLLLDADMNIKIADFGFSNEFTFGNKLDTFCGSPPYAAPELFQGKKYDGPEVDVWSLGVILYTLVSGSLPFDGQNLKELRERVLRGKYRIPFYMSTDCENLLKKFLILNPSKRGTLEQIMKDRWMNVGHEDDELKPYVEPLPDYKDPRRTELMVSMGYTREEIQDSLVGQRYNEVMATYLLLGYKSSELEGDTITLKPRPSADLTNSGAPSPSHKVQRSVSANPKQRRFSDQAGPAIPTSNSYSKKTQSNNAENKRPEEDRESGRKAGSTARVPASPLPGLERKKTTPTPSTNSVLSTSTNRSRNSPLLERASLGQASIQNGKDSLTMPGSRASTASASAAVSAARPRQHQKSMSASVHPNKATGLPPTDSNCEVPRPSTAPQRVPVASPSAHNISSSGGAPDRTNFPRGVSSRSTFHAGQLRQVRDQQNLPYGVTPASPSGNSQGRRGASGSIFSKFTSKFVRRNLNEPESKDRVETLRPHVVGSGGNDKDKEEFREAKPRSLRFTWSMKTTSSMEPNEMMREIRKVLDANSCQSELHEKYMLLCMHGTPGHENFVQWEMEVCKLPRLSLNGVRFKRISGTSMAFKNIASKIANELKL
- the MARK2 gene encoding serine/threonine-protein kinase MARK2 isoform X4; this encodes MSSARTPLPTLNERDTEQPTLGHLDSKPSSKSNMLRGRNSATSADEQPHIGNYRLLKTIGKGNFAKVKLARHILTGKEVAVKIIDKTQLNSSSLQKLFREVRIMKVLNHPNIVKLFEVIETEKTLYLVMEYASGGEVFDYLVAHGRMKEKEARAKFRQIVSAVQYCHQKFIVHRDLKAENLLLDADMNIKIADFGFSNEFTFGNKLDTFCGSPPYAAPELFQGKKYDGPEVDVWSLGVILYTLVSGSLPFDGQNLKELRERVLRGKYRIPFYMSTDCENLLKKFLILNPSKRGTLEQIMKDRWMNVGHEDDELKPYVEPLPDYKDPRRTELMVSMGYTREEIQDSLVGQRYNEVMATYLLLGYKSSELEGDTITLKPRPSADLTNSGAPSPSHKVQRSVSANPKQRRFSDQAGPAIPTSNSYSKKTQSNNAENKRPEEDRESGRKAGSTARVPASPLPGLERKKTTPTPSTNSVLSTSTNRSRNSPLLERASLGQASIQNGKDSTAPQRVPVASPSAHNISSSGGAPDRTNFPRGVSSRSTFHAGQLRQVRDQQNLPYGVTPASPSGNSQGRRGASGSIFSKFTSKFVRRNLSFRFARRNLNEPESKDRVETLRPHVVGSGGNDKDKEEFREAKPRSLRFTWSMKTTSSMEPNEMMREIRKVLDANSCQSELHEKYMLLCMHGTPGHENFVQWEMEVCKLPRLSLNGVRFKRISGTSMAFKNIASKIANELKL